The DNA sequence CGTCATCGATGATGACCGGTCGCGTTGTTTTTTGGGATAAGCGCTAACGTCCCCGCCACTGGCCCCGCGCCGTGCGCCACCTCTTGCAAGCCCCATCGGCCCTTGCAACGTTAGCTGGAGCAGTCACCTGCGGCCTGCTCACCCGTCCACCGTTTGATAGTAGGAAGGTAATTACGATGTCGACGACTTCGCACCCCCATACCCCGGTCGCCCCCAGCGCACCGATGCCCCACCGCAAGGTGATCCGCTCCTGGGTGATTCCCATCAGCCAGCGCAGCACGGCCATCGCGCTGGCCTTGTCGGTACTGGATTTCTGCCTGTTTGGCGCCAGCCTGGCGGCCATCGTCTGGGCCCCTTGGCTGTTGGCCAAGATCGCGCTGGGCGTGGTCAATGGCTTCATCATCGGGCGCCTGTTCATCCTCGGCCACGATGCCTGCCACCAGGCCTTCACCCCCAATCGCAAGCTCAATACCTGGCTGGGTCGCCTGCTGTTCATGCCTTCGCTCACCCCCTACAGCCTGTGGGCAGTCGGTCACAACGTGGTGCACCATGGCTATACCAACCTGAAGGGTTTCGATTTCGTCTGGCAACCGCGTTCGCTGGAAGAGTTCCGCGCCCTGCCGCGCTGGCGCCAGCGCCTGGAGCGCATCTACCGCAGCGGCTTCGGTCCCGGCCTGTACTACATGATCGACATGTGGTGGAAGCGCATGTACTTCCCGTCCAAGAAGCAGATGCCGACCCGCCGTGCCGAATTCATTTGGGATGGCGTGCTGGTGACTGCCGTAGCAGCCGTATGGATCGCCGGCCTGGCCTGGGCGGCGCAAGCCACCGAGCAATCATTCTGGACCCTGCTGGTAACCGGCTTTGCCATCCCGCTGCTGTTCTGGAAGGCCATGATCGGCTTCGTGGTGTATGTGCACCATACGCATACTTCGGTGGCCTGGTATGAAGACAAGATCACCTGGGCTGCTGCGCAACCTTTCGTCTCCACCACCGTGCACCTGACCTTTGGCCGCTACTGGGGCGCCCTGCTGCATCACATCATGGAACACACCGCGCACCACGTGGACATGAGCGTGCCGCTGTATCGCTTGAAGCAGGCGCAAAAGAAACTGGAAACCATGCTGCCCGGCCGCATCGTAATCCAGCGTTTCTCCTGGCGCTGGTACTTCGACACCGCGCGTCGTTGCAAGCTGTACGACTTCAAGCGCCTGTGCTGGACCGACTATCGCGGTCGTCCCACCAGTACTCCGCTGCCGATGCCGGAAGTGAGCAAGAACACCGCTGAAGCCTGATGTCGATGGCTTGGGTTCAACCATTCAGGTAGCCACGAGGTATCTGAAGTTTCAATAACAAGACGGTCGCATGGAAGGGCATTCGCGGGTCCCCGGTAACCCCGTGATACCGCCCACTTTCCCCCATCAAGGCCGCTTCTCTTCCCTTGCTTGTGCGTCAGTGATGTTCATTTCTGACGTTTTTCAGCCAGAAAATCCCGTCTGACAGGGGCCGCGCCACCGATTCCGGCGAGTACTTCAGACATGTTTGATCTGGGACAAGAAATCCCGTCTGATTCGGGAATATTGTGCTTCCTATTGCGTTCCGCGCACTTAAAATCGAGTCATTCGATTGCCACAAGTCCGCCGGGAACATCGTATGAACCAGTCTTGCCACTCCACTACGCTGGCCGCTTCGGCCAATGCCACCGCACCCATGACCCAATGCTCGCCGCTGACGTCCGCCCGCGAAGCCGCCGCCAGTTCGGCGCTGCGTAGCTGCACCGCCTGCGGTATGCACCAGTTGTGCCTGCCCATGGGCCTGGACGAATCCGACATGAAACGCCTGGACAAGATCATCGGCCGCCGCAAGGTGGCGCGCGATGACTTCCTGTACCGCATTGGCGACCGCTTCACGGCGCTATACGCAGTGCGCGTGGGCCACTTCAAGACCTACCAGGAAAATCTGGACGGCGACCGCCAGATCACCGGTTTCCAGATGCCTGGCGAACTGCTGGGCATGGATGCCATCAGCACCGAACATCACCAGTGCGATGCCGTGGCGCTGCAG is a window from the Herbaspirillum rubrisubalbicans genome containing:
- a CDS encoding fatty acid desaturase; the protein is MPHRKVIRSWVIPISQRSTAIALALSVLDFCLFGASLAAIVWAPWLLAKIALGVVNGFIIGRLFILGHDACHQAFTPNRKLNTWLGRLLFMPSLTPYSLWAVGHNVVHHGYTNLKGFDFVWQPRSLEEFRALPRWRQRLERIYRSGFGPGLYYMIDMWWKRMYFPSKKQMPTRRAEFIWDGVLVTAVAAVWIAGLAWAAQATEQSFWTLLVTGFAIPLLFWKAMIGFVVYVHHTHTSVAWYEDKITWAAAQPFVSTTVHLTFGRYWGALLHHIMEHTAHHVDMSVPLYRLKQAQKKLETMLPGRIVIQRFSWRWYFDTARRCKLYDFKRLCWTDYRGRPTSTPLPMPEVSKNTAEA